Proteins co-encoded in one Gopherus evgoodei ecotype Sinaloan lineage chromosome 4, rGopEvg1_v1.p, whole genome shotgun sequence genomic window:
- the LOC115650859 gene encoding blue-sensitive opsin: MNGTEGINFYVPFSNKTGLVRSPFEYPQYYLAEPWKYRIVCCYIFFLIFTGLPINFLTLLVTFKHKKLRQPLNYILVNLAVADLFMACFGFTVTFSTAWNGYFIFGPIGCAVEGFFATLGGQVALWSLVVLAIERYIVVCKPMGNFRFSATHALMGISFTWAMAFSCAAPPLFGWSRYIPEGMQCSCGPDYYTLNPDYHNESYVVYMFAVHFVIPVVVIFFSYGRLICKVREAAAQQQESASTQKAEREVTRMVILMVLGFLMAWTPYALVAFWIFTNKGVDFSATLMSVPAFFSKSSSLYNPVIYVLMNKQFRNCMITTICCGKNPFGDDDVSSTVSQSKTEVSSVSSSQVSPA, translated from the exons ATGAACGGGACAGAAGGTATCAATTTCTATGTGCCATTCTCCAATAAAACAGGGCTGGTGCGGAGCCCCTTTGAGTACCCACAGTATTACCTAGCCGAACCCTGGAAGTACCGAATCGTGTGCTGCTATATCTTCTTTCTCATCTTCACCGGGCTCCCCATCAATTTCCTCACCCTCCTTGTCACTTTCAAGCACAAGAAGCTGCGGCAGCCACTCAACTACATCCTGGTCAACCTGGCGGTGGCTGATCTCTTCATGGCTTGCTTTGGCTTCACCGTCACCTTCTCCACGGCCTGGAATGGCTACTTTATCTTCGGGCCCATAGGCTGTGCCGTGGAGGGCTTCTTTGCCACGCTGGGAG GTCAGGTGGCCCTGTGGTCGCTGGTCGTCCTGGCCATAGAGCGTTATATTGTGGTGTGTAAGCCCATGGGCAACTTCCGCTTCTCTGCCACCCATGCCTTGATGGGCATCAGTTTTACCTGGGCAATGGCCTTTtcctgcgctgctccacccctgTTTGGCTGGTCCAG ATACATTCCTGAGGGCATGCAGTGCTCTTGTGGCCCAGATTACTACACTCTCAACCCTGACTACCACAACGAATCCTACGTCGTCTACATGTTCGCGGTCCACTTCGTCATCCCAGTGGTGGTCATCTTCTTCTCCTACGGGCGGCTCATATGTAAAGTCCGAGAG GCAGCTGCACAGCAGCAGGAGTCGGCAAGCACCCAGAAGGCAGAGAGGGAAGTGACCCGCATGGTGATCCTAATGGTTCTGGGCTTTCTCATGGCCTGGACACCCTATGCCTTGGTGGCGTTCTGGATCTTCACCAACAAGGGGGTGGACTTCTCCGCTACTCTCATGTCAGTGCCTGCCTTCTTCTCCAAGAGCTCCTCTCTCTACAACCCCGTCATCTATGTCCTCATGAACAAACAG ttCCGTAACTGCATGATCACCACAATCTGCTGCGGCAAGAATCCCTTTGGGGATGATGATGTCTCCTCAACTGTATCCCAGAGCAAGACTGAGGTATCCTCGGTCTCCTCCAGTCAAGTATCACCAGCATAG